In Mycobacterium sp. 050128, one genomic interval encodes:
- a CDS encoding cytochrome P450: MSNGRKDAAASYRHDIYSRAAVLDPYPHYRRLRDAGPVVRLHRHRVYALPRYAECKATLRNDSAFISGRGVALNPFSNRLSRGTTLNSDGADHDQRRKLLAHRLLPRALRSASETIERMADTVVDAAIRRGTVDAVADLATALPLAIVPDLVGWPRDRRQHLIEWAGATFDVLGPLNWQAVKATPRSLQMLLFARRVVRQRAVLDGSMAHELLCAVDAGRLSYDDCSALMIDYIAPSLDTTISAISNALYLFATHPDQWRLAKEDPGLIPNAVNEVIRYESPLRAFARQVPHDTEIAGTPIPAGSRVLVMYASANRDENEWDRPEIFDIRRDAGRHLGFGHGTHACAGQGLSRMETAAILRALLQRVDRLEVVGQPVWAVNNIIRRHRYLPLKLIPA; this comes from the coding sequence ATGAGCAACGGGCGCAAGGATGCGGCCGCCTCCTACCGGCATGACATCTACAGCCGCGCCGCCGTGCTCGACCCCTATCCGCACTATCGGCGACTGCGCGACGCCGGCCCGGTGGTCCGGCTGCACCGGCACCGGGTCTACGCACTGCCGCGCTATGCCGAGTGCAAAGCCACGCTCCGCAACGACTCAGCGTTCATCTCCGGACGCGGCGTCGCGCTCAACCCGTTCAGTAACCGACTATCGCGCGGCACCACACTCAACAGTGACGGCGCCGACCACGATCAACGCCGGAAGCTTCTTGCTCACCGGCTGCTGCCCAGGGCACTGCGCTCCGCCAGCGAAACCATCGAAAGGATGGCGGATACCGTCGTCGACGCTGCGATACGACGCGGCACCGTCGACGCTGTCGCCGATCTGGCGACGGCCCTGCCGCTCGCCATCGTCCCCGATCTCGTCGGCTGGCCCCGCGATCGACGTCAGCATTTGATCGAATGGGCCGGCGCCACGTTCGATGTCCTCGGCCCGCTCAATTGGCAAGCCGTCAAAGCGACTCCACGCAGCCTGCAGATGCTGCTGTTCGCCCGTCGTGTGGTGCGGCAACGGGCCGTCCTGGACGGAAGCATGGCGCACGAACTGCTCTGCGCCGTCGACGCCGGCCGGCTCAGCTACGACGACTGCTCGGCACTGATGATCGACTACATCGCCCCATCCCTGGACACGACGATCAGCGCCATCTCCAACGCCCTGTATCTGTTCGCTACACACCCCGACCAGTGGCGCCTGGCGAAAGAGGACCCCGGGCTGATCCCCAATGCCGTCAACGAAGTGATCCGCTACGAATCGCCGCTGCGAGCCTTCGCCCGCCAGGTACCCCACGACACCGAGATCGCCGGCACGCCGATACCTGCCGGATCACGGGTTCTGGTCATGTACGCCTCAGCCAACCGCGACGAAAACGAATGGGACAGACCCGAAATCTTCGACATCCGTCGCGACGCCGGGCGCCACCTCGGTTTCGGCCACGGAACCCACGCCTGCGCCGGTCAGGGACTCTCCCGGATGGAAACCGCTGCCATTTTGCGCGCCCTGCTGCAACGGGTGGACCGTCTCGAGGTTGTCGGGCAACCCGTCTGGGCGGTGAACAACATCATCCGCCGCCATCGATACCTTCCGCTCAAGCTGATACCGGCCTGA
- a CDS encoding TetR/AcrR family transcriptional regulator produces the protein MPDSGRDRLLAEALKLFAAKGYAATSVADIQRASGLAPGSGALYKHFASKRELLEAAVTQRIDSIVAAREQFDAGQPGGVEQAVRTAGQLIWSNLRQSEDLLKVMLREPEELGDLDEKTWQVITDNAYQRFADELAASNRSGRTSIPDPEATAAVAIASLSHAATLQALSGRLPGNVDEDRYFEAWVTQTVSVLAQHTNPRNR, from the coding sequence ATGCCCGATTCGGGACGCGATCGATTGCTGGCGGAGGCGCTCAAGCTCTTCGCCGCCAAGGGCTACGCGGCGACCTCGGTCGCCGATATCCAGCGGGCATCCGGCCTCGCCCCCGGCTCGGGCGCGTTGTACAAGCACTTCGCCTCCAAGCGTGAACTGCTGGAGGCGGCGGTGACCCAACGGATCGACAGCATCGTCGCCGCACGAGAGCAGTTCGACGCCGGGCAGCCGGGCGGCGTCGAGCAGGCGGTGCGTACCGCCGGGCAACTGATCTGGAGCAACCTGCGCCAAAGCGAGGATTTGCTCAAGGTCATGCTGCGCGAACCCGAAGAGCTCGGCGATCTCGACGAGAAGACCTGGCAGGTCATCACCGACAACGCCTATCAACGGTTCGCCGATGAGCTGGCCGCGTCCAATCGCTCCGGCCGTACCAGCATTCCCGACCCCGAGGCCACGGCGGCAGTGGCGATCGCTTCCCTGTCACACGCGGCGACGCTGCAGGCGCTGTCCGGACGCTTGCCGGGCAACGTCGACGAGGATCGCTATTTCGAAGCCTGGGTCACCCAGACCGTCAGCGTCCTCGCGCAACACACCAACCCCAGAAACCGTTGA
- a CDS encoding acyl-CoA dehydrogenase family protein produces the protein MTFSMQLSDDVIEVRDWVHQFAAETIRPAAAEWDEREETPWPVIQEAAKVGLYSPDFFAQQAAEPTGLGFLTAFEEMFWGDAGIALSIMGTGLAAAALAGNGTPEQLGQYLPEMFGTPGDPKLGAFCSSEPDAGSDVGAIRTRARFDEATNEWVLNGTKTWATNGGIANVHIVVASVYPELGTRGQVSFVIPPETKGLSQGQKFKKHGIRASHTAEVVLDNVRLPEDCILGGREKFEARIARVKSGASAGGQAALKTFERTRPTVGAMAVGVARAAYEYALEYACQREQFGRKIGEFQAVAFKLADMKSRVDAARLLVWRAGWMARNNQNFDSAEGSMAKLVASEAAVYVTDEAIQILGGNGYTRDYPVERMHRDAKIFTIFEGTSEIQRLVISRALTGLPIR, from the coding sequence ATGACTTTCTCAATGCAACTGAGCGACGACGTCATCGAGGTGCGCGATTGGGTGCACCAGTTCGCGGCCGAAACCATCCGCCCCGCCGCGGCCGAATGGGATGAACGGGAGGAAACCCCGTGGCCGGTGATCCAGGAGGCCGCGAAGGTGGGCCTCTACTCCCCCGACTTCTTTGCACAGCAGGCCGCCGAACCGACCGGCCTGGGCTTCCTCACCGCGTTCGAGGAGATGTTCTGGGGCGACGCCGGCATCGCGCTGTCCATCATGGGAACCGGCCTGGCCGCAGCGGCGTTGGCGGGCAACGGAACTCCCGAGCAGCTCGGGCAGTATTTGCCCGAGATGTTCGGTACACCCGGCGACCCCAAGCTCGGTGCGTTCTGCTCGTCGGAGCCCGACGCGGGTTCGGACGTCGGCGCCATCCGCACCCGGGCCCGATTCGACGAGGCGACAAACGAATGGGTGCTCAACGGCACCAAGACGTGGGCTACCAACGGCGGTATCGCCAACGTGCACATCGTGGTGGCGTCGGTCTATCCGGAGCTGGGCACCCGCGGCCAGGTGTCGTTCGTCATCCCGCCCGAGACCAAGGGGCTGTCGCAAGGGCAGAAATTCAAGAAGCACGGCATCCGCGCGTCGCACACCGCCGAGGTGGTCCTCGACAACGTCCGGTTGCCCGAGGACTGCATTCTCGGCGGTCGCGAGAAATTCGAGGCCCGGATCGCGCGGGTCAAATCCGGCGCCTCGGCGGGTGGCCAGGCGGCGCTGAAGACCTTCGAGCGCACCCGGCCGACTGTCGGCGCGATGGCCGTCGGCGTAGCCCGGGCCGCCTATGAATATGCACTCGAATATGCCTGCCAGCGTGAGCAATTCGGCCGCAAGATCGGCGAGTTCCAGGCAGTGGCGTTCAAGCTCGCCGACATGAAGAGCCGGGTCGACGCCGCCCGCCTGCTGGTGTGGCGGGCGGGCTGGATGGCCCGCAACAACCAGAACTTCGACTCCGCCGAGGGCTCGATGGCCAAGCTGGTCGCGAGCGAGGCCGCGGTGTATGTCACCGACGAGGCCATCCAGATCCTCGGCGGCAACGGATACACCCGCGACTACCCGGTGGAGCGGATGCACCGCGACGCGAAGATCTTCACCATCTTCGAGGGAACCAGTGAGATCCAGCGCCTGGTGATTTCGCGGGCGCTGACCGGGCTGCCCATCCGTTAG
- a CDS encoding DUF6636 domain-containing protein has translation MKRAVAIIGFLVVGCWVRMPVAAADNPACTASVCAFLSPSRNISCEVDYKRDPGIPDEAYCQTNEPQQSVHLSTGGVVTTCKGVSCLGNAGEGTPVLAYDQTAGVGPFTCTSKSDGVTCTVSSGKGFTISNAGITSIG, from the coding sequence ATGAAGCGTGCGGTCGCGATTATCGGATTTCTCGTCGTCGGCTGCTGGGTCCGAATGCCGGTGGCCGCAGCGGATAACCCGGCCTGCACGGCGTCGGTGTGCGCGTTCTTGTCTCCGTCGCGCAACATCAGCTGCGAGGTCGACTACAAGCGCGACCCGGGCATCCCCGACGAGGCCTATTGCCAGACCAACGAACCGCAACAGTCCGTGCACCTGTCCACCGGCGGAGTCGTCACCACCTGCAAGGGTGTTTCCTGCCTCGGCAACGCTGGAGAGGGCACGCCCGTCCTTGCCTACGACCAGACCGCCGGCGTCGGTCCCTTCACCTGCACATCGAAGTCCGACGGAGTCACCTGCACCGTGTCCTCGGGCAAGGGGTTCACCATTTCCAATGCGGGGATCACATCGATCGGGTGA
- a CDS encoding GNAT family N-acetyltransferase produces MTTEIRVLDSESDLLAGLNLFRVAMVGFPPIPDLPPGQITKMLDPGRMVGAFDADQLVGTAYAATSSLTLPGGAIVGHAAVTDVGVLPSFTRRGIATDLMRHQLDDFTARGEVVASLRASEATIYGRYGYGVASLAQSVEITTVRAAFRPGVGTGGPVRLVGAAEAWEMLPRIYDANRPSRPGTIDRPAVWWEGVRLRTELSSGAWYVAVHGEPGNESGFVRYRPVDTDRWFVSEQRTIVVEDFFAPNIDAYLGLLRFLFGLDLIDRVTFWMLPLDDPLPSLLVDRRAVKVTAMHDETWLRVIDAERALAARSYAGDDAVTVAVNDALLPKNSASYTISGDGVEATTRPADLHVGIEGLGAALLGGTTWRSLAVAGLARAADPATLAVADRLFAVPEAPHAGTFF; encoded by the coding sequence GTGACCACCGAGATCCGGGTTCTCGATAGCGAGAGCGACCTCCTCGCAGGGCTTAACCTGTTCCGCGTCGCGATGGTGGGGTTTCCGCCGATTCCGGACCTGCCGCCCGGCCAGATCACCAAGATGCTCGACCCCGGGCGTATGGTCGGCGCGTTCGACGCTGACCAATTGGTCGGCACCGCATACGCCGCGACGAGCTCGCTGACCCTGCCCGGCGGAGCCATCGTCGGCCACGCCGCCGTGACAGACGTCGGCGTGCTGCCGTCGTTCACCCGACGGGGCATCGCCACCGACCTGATGCGTCACCAGTTGGACGACTTCACCGCGCGGGGTGAGGTGGTCGCCTCATTACGGGCCTCGGAGGCCACGATCTACGGACGCTACGGCTACGGCGTGGCGAGTTTGGCCCAAAGTGTGGAGATTACGACCGTGCGGGCGGCGTTTCGTCCCGGAGTCGGGACGGGTGGCCCGGTGCGACTTGTCGGCGCCGCCGAGGCCTGGGAAATGCTGCCTCGCATCTATGACGCCAATCGCCCATCTCGGCCGGGGACCATCGACCGGCCTGCAGTGTGGTGGGAGGGCGTACGGCTGCGCACCGAATTATCCTCTGGGGCTTGGTATGTCGCCGTGCACGGGGAGCCCGGAAACGAGTCGGGGTTCGTCCGCTACCGCCCCGTCGACACCGACAGGTGGTTTGTCAGCGAGCAGCGCACCATCGTGGTCGAGGATTTCTTCGCGCCCAACATCGACGCCTACCTGGGGCTGCTGCGCTTCCTGTTCGGGCTGGATCTGATTGACCGAGTGACGTTTTGGATGCTGCCGCTCGATGATCCGCTGCCGTCGCTATTGGTCGATCGCCGGGCGGTCAAGGTGACCGCGATGCACGACGAAACATGGCTGCGTGTCATCGACGCCGAACGCGCGCTGGCGGCGCGCTCCTACGCCGGTGACGACGCGGTCACCGTTGCGGTCAACGACGCACTGCTACCGAAGAATTCGGCCAGCTACACGATTAGCGGCGATGGGGTCGAGGCCACGACCCGTCCCGCCGATCTGCACGTCGGGATCGAGGGCCTGGGTGCGGCGCTGCTGGGCGGCACGACCTGGCGCAGTCTGGCCGTGGCGGGGCTGGCGCGCGCAGCGGACCCGGCGACGCTGGCCGTGGCCGATCGGTTGTTCGCCGTTCCCGAGGCCCCCCATGCCGGGACGTTCTTTTAA
- a CDS encoding adenylate/guanylate cyclase domain-containing protein: MTLVLAVVAVAELGGLIALGVLLIVSRRQLSGARAALERSRRSGGRRRRRRGVAPIAIRTAFKTADSLLTKGVGATVRNSVEDLAGWAQVERPDLARLTAAGDVVIAFSDIENSTAHNEALGDREWVRVLQQHNRLIQKFVDDHGGHVVKNQGDGFMIAFADPRQAVLCGIGVQRALLEDAEGIRVRIGMHLGPSVRRGDDLFGRNVAMAARVAGQADGGEILVSEPVRDAIDGAPDIELCAPCEAELKGFQGTHNLYPVKISETD, translated from the coding sequence ATGACGTTAGTGCTGGCTGTGGTTGCGGTGGCCGAACTGGGCGGCCTCATCGCGCTCGGCGTGCTGCTCATCGTGTCGAGACGCCAGCTCAGCGGCGCGCGTGCCGCGCTCGAGCGCAGCCGTCGCAGCGGTGGCCGGCGCCGACGCCGCCGCGGAGTCGCGCCCATTGCGATCAGAACCGCATTCAAGACGGCCGATTCACTACTGACCAAAGGCGTCGGCGCGACAGTCCGTAACTCGGTCGAAGACCTCGCCGGCTGGGCGCAGGTGGAACGGCCCGACCTCGCCCGGCTCACCGCCGCCGGCGACGTGGTGATCGCCTTCTCCGACATCGAGAATTCGACCGCCCATAACGAGGCCCTGGGCGACCGAGAATGGGTGCGGGTGCTGCAACAACACAACAGGCTCATCCAGAAATTCGTCGACGACCACGGCGGTCACGTCGTGAAAAATCAGGGCGACGGCTTCATGATCGCCTTCGCTGATCCCCGCCAGGCCGTGCTGTGCGGTATCGGTGTCCAGCGCGCCCTACTCGAAGACGCCGAAGGCATTCGCGTCCGGATCGGCATGCACCTCGGACCGTCGGTCCGGCGCGGCGACGACCTTTTCGGGCGCAACGTCGCGATGGCGGCCCGGGTCGCCGGACAGGCCGACGGCGGCGAGATCCTTGTCAGCGAGCCGGTGCGCGACGCGATCGACGGCGCCCCCGATATCGAGCTCTGCGCACCGTGCGAGGCCGAATTGAAAGGCTTCCAGGGCACCCACAACCTCTACCCGGTCAAGATTTCCGAGACCGATTAA
- a CDS encoding alpha/beta fold hydrolase yields the protein MQIADSALRSLLAVAVLVASVGCGANHRAASGSGGGGDFAGPIEIGNGRHLYLECHGRGSPTIILESGYHNSSDPWNQSEVVAPAVGPGVLPALADDHRVCAYDRPGTLRYPDPPSISNRSSPVAMPRTAQDVVQDLHALLAAAHLPSPYVLVGHSLGGLFIRLYAQTYPDQVRACAFVDAFAVEIPSLMGSDWPVYRRQLDHPLPQFANADSFEVIDIDQSVAQVAAAPAFPPVPTVVLTRTEPFAVPGSVSDEQSATLERAWRDGASDLIALRPQTPHLIATDSDHFIQIHQPDLVVAGVRLLIQRSVENR from the coding sequence ATGCAGATCGCAGATAGCGCCCTTCGATCACTGTTGGCCGTCGCAGTGCTGGTCGCATCGGTGGGATGCGGCGCCAACCACCGCGCTGCATCGGGGTCGGGTGGCGGCGGCGACTTTGCCGGTCCCATCGAGATCGGCAATGGTCGCCACCTCTATCTCGAATGCCACGGAAGGGGCAGTCCGACAATCATTTTGGAATCCGGGTATCACAACTCGTCGGATCCGTGGAATCAGTCCGAGGTGGTGGCCCCAGCGGTCGGTCCGGGTGTGCTGCCGGCCCTCGCCGACGACCACCGCGTTTGCGCCTACGACCGGCCCGGCACCTTGCGCTATCCCGACCCGCCCAGCATCAGCAACCGCAGTTCGCCGGTTGCGATGCCACGCACCGCCCAAGACGTTGTCCAAGATTTGCACGCCCTGCTGGCCGCCGCACATCTGCCGAGCCCCTACGTTCTGGTCGGGCACTCACTCGGGGGGCTGTTCATCCGCCTGTATGCGCAGACCTATCCCGACCAGGTGCGGGCATGCGCGTTCGTCGATGCCTTCGCCGTCGAGATCCCGAGCCTGATGGGATCGGACTGGCCCGTTTATCGTCGGCAGTTGGATCATCCGTTGCCACAGTTCGCGAACGCGGATTCGTTCGAGGTGATCGACATCGACCAGAGCGTCGCGCAGGTCGCGGCGGCCCCGGCCTTCCCTCCGGTGCCGACCGTCGTGCTGACGAGGACCGAGCCGTTCGCGGTTCCCGGCAGCGTCTCGGATGAGCAGAGCGCGACGCTGGAGCGGGCCTGGCGAGACGGCGCGTCAGATCTGATCGCGCTGCGTCCGCAAACGCCCCACCTGATCGCGACCGATAGCGACCACTTCATCCAAATCCACCAGCCCGACCTGGTGGTGGCCGGTGTACGTCTGCTGATCCAGAGGTCTGTCGAAAACCGCTGA
- a CDS encoding 2-hydroxyacid dehydrogenase has protein sequence MTVEKRSDVLRIGDSFEPTFERELADRYEIPLLPSGPQRTQFLTQHAAQIRVVVTSGRYGVDAETIAALPKLEVIVNNGAGVDLIDLAAARQRGIGVSNTPDVLSDTVADTALGLILMTLRRFGAADRYVRAGRWASEGQFPYARDVSGLQVGILGLGRIGSAIATRLLGFDCAIAYHNRHRIDGSPYRYADSPLELAESVDVLVVATTGDERTRHLVDRSVLEALGPEGYLINIARGSVVDQDALVELVAAGALGGAGLDVFADEPNVPAALYDLDNVVLFPHIGSATARTRRAMALLTIRNLETYLNTGELVTPVLRRRG, from the coding sequence GTGACGGTCGAGAAGAGGAGCGACGTGCTCCGGATCGGCGACAGCTTCGAGCCCACCTTCGAACGAGAGCTGGCGGATCGCTACGAAATTCCCTTACTCCCAAGCGGTCCGCAGCGGACCCAGTTCCTGACGCAGCATGCGGCGCAGATCCGCGTGGTGGTGACCTCCGGCCGCTACGGTGTCGACGCCGAAACCATCGCGGCCCTGCCCAAGCTGGAAGTGATAGTCAACAACGGCGCCGGAGTGGATTTGATCGACCTGGCCGCGGCCAGGCAACGGGGTATCGGCGTAAGCAATACTCCGGATGTGCTGTCGGACACCGTTGCCGATACCGCACTGGGGCTGATCCTGATGACGCTGCGCCGCTTCGGCGCGGCCGACCGCTACGTGCGAGCGGGGCGGTGGGCAAGCGAGGGACAATTCCCGTACGCCAGAGACGTCAGTGGCCTTCAGGTCGGCATCCTGGGATTGGGCCGCATCGGATCGGCCATCGCTACACGGTTGCTCGGATTCGACTGTGCCATCGCCTATCACAACCGGCACCGAATTGACGGATCGCCGTATCGTTACGCGGACTCGCCGCTGGAGTTGGCCGAATCGGTCGACGTGCTGGTCGTCGCAACCACGGGCGACGAGCGGACTCGTCATCTCGTCGACCGCTCCGTCCTCGAGGCGCTGGGTCCCGAGGGCTATCTGATCAACATTGCCCGCGGAAGCGTCGTGGACCAGGACGCGCTGGTGGAGTTGGTCGCCGCCGGCGCACTGGGCGGAGCGGGTCTGGACGTCTTCGCCGATGAGCCCAATGTGCCTGCGGCGCTTTATGATCTGGACAACGTGGTGTTGTTCCCGCATATCGGTAGTGCGACAGCGCGCACCCGACGGGCGATGGCGCTGCTGACGATCCGCAACCTCGAGACCTACCTGAACACGGGCGAACTGGTGACACCGGTGTTGCGCCGCCGCGGATAA